A window from Chitinophaga filiformis encodes these proteins:
- a CDS encoding LTA synthase family protein has translation MARDERTGRFSVIVLIVALLLLLSALTRVALLIGTHASGISVTQFTSSLFIGILYDLSVAAFVIIPFVLQLWLQNDFIYRKRIMPFVCLLFAGALALLLFTNVIPKDYNTDIYQGLIYYLAIRFVIYLFLFFMPYSFRLRWRTGVLYVSTALVIFVLLFNAVSEWFFWQEFFSRYNFIAVDYLVYTTEVLGNITESYPLTPILTGVGVLAIGIVILLRKQIRASVVTPYPFLKRSVVAMGLLLTPLLAYYGVQEKWRHFSSNEYANSLAGNGLYEFAVAFTQNELDYYKFYQTIPDATAFGLLRKQLETPNSHFVSKDLYNIEREITYTEPERKLNVVLISVESLSASFMQAFGGNEHITPYLDSLAHHSLLFTNLYSSGTRTVRGLEALSLSIPPTPGQSIVKRPDNGHMFSLGSVLRSHGYTTQYIYGGYSYFDNMKEFFGHNGYSVIDRSAIPASQVHYQNIWGVADEDLFDLSLRVLDRDVKSGKPFFAHIMTVSNHRPFTYPDGRIDIPAARQIRQGAVKYTDYAINKFLLDARNKPWFDSTIFVIVADHCAGSAGSVELPVTGYHIPMLIYAPKILAPEKVNTLTAQIDVAPTILGLMHLHYRSKFFGQDVLHMPADRQRAFISTYQGLGYLRNGKLLVQSPVKTIHEYLPDFNSGNETAVQVESELASEAIAYYQSISWLLRHKRQLE, from the coding sequence ATGGCCAGGGATGAACGCACAGGGAGGTTTTCGGTTATTGTCTTGATTGTAGCATTACTTTTATTGTTGTCTGCTCTTACCCGCGTCGCACTTCTTATCGGGACGCATGCTTCCGGAATATCTGTCACACAATTTACCAGCTCGCTCTTTATTGGTATTTTATATGATCTGTCGGTAGCCGCTTTTGTTATCATACCTTTTGTACTGCAGCTCTGGCTGCAGAATGATTTTATTTACCGTAAACGCATCATGCCTTTTGTATGCCTGCTCTTTGCAGGCGCACTTGCCTTGTTGCTGTTTACCAATGTGATACCGAAGGACTATAATACTGATATATACCAGGGCCTGATATACTACCTGGCGATCCGTTTCGTCATCTATCTTTTCCTGTTCTTTATGCCTTATTCCTTCCGCCTGCGCTGGCGTACCGGTGTATTGTATGTGAGCACTGCGCTGGTGATCTTCGTGTTGCTGTTCAACGCGGTGAGCGAGTGGTTCTTCTGGCAGGAGTTCTTTAGCCGGTATAATTTTATTGCGGTGGATTACCTGGTATATACTACCGAAGTACTGGGCAATATCACGGAGTCCTACCCGTTGACGCCTATACTGACCGGCGTAGGCGTGTTGGCCATCGGCATTGTAATACTGCTGCGTAAACAGATCAGGGCCAGTGTTGTTACTCCTTATCCTTTTTTGAAGCGTTCTGTCGTAGCCATGGGGCTCTTGCTGACACCATTGCTGGCATATTATGGGGTACAGGAGAAATGGCGGCATTTCAGCAGTAATGAATACGCCAATTCACTGGCGGGTAACGGGCTGTATGAATTTGCCGTTGCCTTTACACAGAATGAGCTGGACTACTATAAATTTTATCAGACCATACCCGATGCTACGGCATTCGGCCTGTTGAGAAAACAACTGGAAACACCCAATAGTCATTTTGTAAGCAAGGACCTTTACAATATTGAGAGAGAGATCACCTATACAGAACCGGAGCGGAAGCTGAACGTTGTGCTGATCAGCGTGGAAAGCCTGAGCGCCAGCTTTATGCAGGCTTTTGGCGGCAATGAGCATATTACGCCCTATCTTGATTCTCTGGCGCATCATAGCCTCTTGTTCACCAATCTTTATTCCTCGGGCACCAGGACGGTGCGGGGACTGGAGGCGCTATCCCTTTCCATACCACCTACACCGGGGCAGAGCATCGTAAAGCGGCCCGACAATGGCCATATGTTCTCTTTAGGCAGCGTGTTGCGCTCACACGGTTATACCACCCAGTACATTTATGGCGGCTACAGTTATTTTGACAACATGAAGGAGTTCTTTGGTCATAATGGCTACAGCGTGATCGACCGGTCGGCCATACCGGCCAGCCAGGTGCATTACCAGAATATCTGGGGAGTGGCAGATGAAGACCTGTTTGATCTGTCACTGCGCGTGCTGGACCGGGACGTGAAGAGCGGGAAGCCTTTCTTTGCGCATATTATGACCGTCAGCAACCACCGGCCATTCACGTATCCGGACGGCAGGATCGATATTCCGGCGGCCAGGCAGATAAGGCAGGGTGCAGTGAAATATACAGACTATGCCATCAATAAGTTCCTGCTCGATGCCCGGAACAAGCCCTGGTTTGACAGTACCATCTTTGTGATCGTAGCCGACCATTGCGCCGGCAGCGCCGGTAGTGTGGAACTGCCGGTAACAGGGTATCATATTCCCATGCTGATCTATGCACCGAAGATCCTGGCGCCGGAGAAGGTCAATACGCTGACAGCACAGATCGATGTCGCGCCTACCATCCTCGGGCTAATGCACCTGCATTACCGTTCGAAGTTCTTCGGGCAGGATGTGCTGCATATGCCGGCCGACAGGCAGCGGGCTTTTATCAGTACTTACCAGGGACTGGGATACC